From Brevinematales bacterium:
GGGGGTGAAACGGCCCCGCGAGCACGGATGTCCCGGCGGTCAAATCCTCCGAGGCATGCAGTCCGATTTTAATGATATGGACTCCCCCCGCTTCCAATATCTCCGTCATATCCGCCGTCCATTCGACCGCATCCTCCATCGTCAGGGGCGCATACTTTCCCGCGCGGTAATCGTCCGCGAGCGGAGTACCGTCGATCACGACCGCGGGATAGATACGCGCGTCGCTAGCACCTATCGACACGGCCTGCCGCGCGGCGTCGATACAGTACTCCCTGCGGTCGCCGGTGAGTCCCGGCATCAGTTGGAGTCCCAGCCGGAAGCCTCTTTGCAGTATCAGTCCCGACGCGTTTACCGTATCGGCGGCGGTATGCCCGCGCCCGGCCAGACGCAGGACATCGTCGTTCATCGACTGCGCCCCGAGCTCGATTGTCGATACATGGTACTTTTTCAGCAGGTCGAGCACGGGCCGGCCGATTTTATCGGGGCGCGTGGAAAGACGTATCCCGTCGACATTTCCGCTCGTCAGATACTTCTGCGCGCTTTTAAGATATTTCTCCTGCAACGCGGATGGAAGCGCGGTAAACGTCCCGCCGAAAAAGCCGATTTCTATCGACGTATCCCCGCGCGGTATGGTGGCGAGACAGCTTTCGATAATGTTCCCGATTTCATCGGTGGAAGGAGATTTCAGAATTGACGTGATTTTATTCTGGTCGCAGAAGACGCATTGAAATTCGCATCCGGCAAACGGGATAAAGACCGGTATCGTATAATGCTTATGCTTACTCATCCCGCCAGACCGTCTTGATACGCGCGAGTTCCTTACCGTTATGGGTATTGACTATCGATTGAAGATACTCCCTGCCGTGGGCATCCAACTGTCTGGTACGGCAGACGATGCCGTCCCCGAAGACCGTTTCCGCGAGATAATTGACCTCCGCCGATACCGGGACTTTCGTGCTCAGGAAGTCGTACGGCATACTTTCGAGTGCCCATTGAAGGTAATAGGTATGATTCACATGCCCGTTCAGGTCGATATCATGGTATCTGACGTCGAACTCTTTCTCCGAATCCCATTCGGTCAATCCCTCTATCTTCCGGGGGACACGGTCGAGGACGCGTTCACGCTGTGCCGCCTGAAACCGTGAGAAAACGTCGTGCTTCCGGGCGGGAATACGTTTCGACGGATGGATCACAATCCAGCTCGCTACGCCCTTTGCAATAACACTTTTATCCGGCGACTCGAGCAGAAAATCCCTATACGCGAATAAACCCTCATGCCCGGACGGCCATGTCTTCAGTTCGTAGCCGTCCCTCCATCCGGGAAGAATCCCTACTTCGATATACAGCCGGGATAGCACCCATGCGAGGTCTTCGTTTATCAGGGAGTAGTAATCCACATGGAGATGGCGGGCATGCTCGGCCGCGCCCTCCTGGAAAATCCCCGCTATCGATAAAAGATTGAGTTTCCCGTGGAGGTCGAGATCCATCGTTTTCACGCTGCCCTTCTCGACCCAAACCCCGTTATTATCGCTCAAGAGTCCGTCTCCTATCATATTGCCCGGTCATATTTTAGATGATTAACCGACGCGTGTCAATAAGTAACATGTGTACATTATAAAAATAGTATTGTCTACCGCCGGTAAAAAATATCGCCGAGTTTACCGAGGTAGGTCTTCGGTTCCTCGTGTTTCATCGCAGGCTCCGCGGGAGTCTCCGCAGAGGTCTCAGCGGGTTGAACATCCAGCTTTTTCCCGCACTGGTCGCAGAAAAAGGAATCGTCGTCTATTTCAGATTGACAGAATGGACACTTCATTTTTCCTCCTTCGCGGAACCGGGCTCGATATCGTTCAGACCCTTCTGGATATCCTGCAGGTCTTTCTTATACTGCTCGAGACCCTGCTTCACCGTATCGACCGTTTTTTCAAACTGGCTGTCGCCCTTCTCGATCACGGGATGGTCGGGAATATCGTCGACTGTGATCTTCGTAAGTTCCGCCTTGTCGAACCCTTCCTTATCCATCATATCGGAGACCCGCGCGGACTGCCTGCTCCTGATATACTTCTCGAACAGTTTGCGGGATTCGCGGGCGTTCCCGAAATTCGGCCCTTTGCTCCCGCAAAGCTCCTTCATATAGGCGAGAATTTTCGCTGATATCGCGTCGTCGAACGTGTATCCCTCTTTTTTTATCATCAGTTTCGCAATCCCGGTCAGTTCCTCGGGCGAATAATCCGCGAAGTTGAAGTACATATCCACCCTCGATTTCAGCCCGGGGTTGGCGTTGACGAACTGCACCATCTCGTTCTTATATCCCGCCGCGAATACGAAATATTTCCCGCGGTCGTCCTCCATCCGTTTGATGAGGGTCGTGATCGCCTCATGCCCGAAATCGTCGTCCTTGCTCTGATAAAGCTCGTAGGCTTCGTCGATAAACAGGATGCCGCCCATCGCCTGATCGCACAAGCGGTTTACAAGAGGCCCCGTATGCCCGACATAAGACCCGACCATCTTACTGCGGTCTACTTCCACGATATGTCCGTAATCGAGCACCCCGATCGCCTCGAATATACTGCCGATCACCCGGCATACCGATGTTTTCCCGGTGCCGGGATTTCCCGTCAGCACGGAGTGGAACGAGATCGGCTTATCCTTGTCCATTCCATGTTCGATGCGCGCTTTTCGGAGCTTCACCTGACGGTATAGGTCTTTGATCGATTCCTTCACCTCGTTCATACCGATAAACCCGTCGAGTTCCTTCATAATCTCGTCGATAGGCTCCCGTACTTCGATCTTACCCTGTATATCGTCTGGAGTGATTTTCTTATCCGCGCCATGCCGCAGGTAGTACGCGTCGATAATCTTCCCGGCCTCCTGTACCGCCATATGCCCGTTCTTAGGGTAACTGTCGATATCGACCTTCTTCTCCTCTTTCACGAGGTAACGAAAACGTTTATCGAGCTTTTCCATCACGTCGGCGGGAACGGTAAACCCGTTTTTCACCAGTTCCTTCTCGACGATCTTGGAAAGCTGTTCCGGGGAGTAGTCCGCGATAGTGAAAATATTCTTAAACCGCCCGACAAAGCTGGCGTTCTCGTCCTTCTGGAGGAACTCGCGCAGCCCGAACGGAAGCCCGGTAATAATCACGATCAGGTCGTCGGGCTTACGGTCGATTTCCGCGAGAAGGGTGTTCAGGACGTCCCCGGCCTTCGCCTCGGGTTTGACTAATAGTTCGGCATCGTCGATAAACAGGACACCCCCGCGCGCGTCGTCGATCCGCTGTTTGAATACGCCCTTACTCATCCCGATCAGGTCGTTGCTTTTATAGGTCACGGGCGCTTCTTTCTGGATAAGCCCGTACTCGAAAAAGATATGGCAGAGGATTTTACCGATCAGCGTCTTCGCCGTGCCGGAATACCCCACCAGTACTGTATTAAAGTTCATCGGTATGGTACGGCCTTCGCGCTTCATCCCCCCGATCACCGTCACCATCTTGCGGATTTCATTCTTAATAGGTTCCAATCCAACGAGGTCTTCGATGACCGGCATCGATTTTTTCGACTGCTCCGCTTCCATAGCGGCGCCGCAGTATTTACAGAATTTGGCGTTATCGCGGTTGGTTCTCCCGCAGTTCGTGCATTTCCGGGCCACATCCCCTCCTATAATTTAACGCTTTTTATCGCATCGTAAAATTCATGGACTTTCTGAGAACCGAGCATAATCTTTTTACCCTTCACGGTTTCAATCATGATGCCCTGATTTCCGCCCATCGTGTATGATTTCCCATACTTTGTATAATGCACCCCGAAACCGCGCATTTCAAGCATAGGGTCGAACTCCACTATCTCGTATTTTGCGATATCTTTCATGTCTATTCTCTTCATACTAAACCCGAACGGTAGTAATCGATAATAAATACCATCCGACGATACCCGCGTTTCCAATCCCATAAAGTATAACAGAAACGGTACGATCAGAAAGGGAATAACTATGATAGCCGGTAGGAGGAAACCCGGCAAAGGAATATTTTCCTTTCCCATTGCGGGAAGGGCGTAAGTAAACACCATGAATAAACTAATCCCCTCCACAACAATAATAATCAGCCAAATCCACCATACGCGTATCCGTTGGGATTCCCGGAAAACATAGCTGTCACTCGGCATAGCAACCTCCATTTTCAACTATTCTATTTTACCTGACGAACCTATTCATTGCAAGTTATTCATTTCAATATTAGAATATACCATCAGCAATACGGAGGGAAATATGCCTTTTCATCTCATCGACCACCCGCTTGTCCGCCATAAAATCGGCCTCCTGCGTAAAAACGATATCGACATCCCCACATTCCGGGAACTCACTACAGAAATATCCGCGATGCTGATGTACGAGGCCGTCCGCGAGATGCCTACCCAGACAAGGGATGTCGACGGATGGGCATCGAAGGTCACCGTACAGCATATCCATAATAAAAAAGTCACGGTCGTTCCCATTCTCCGCGCCGGATTAGGGATGATGAACGGAGCGTTATACCTGATGCCGTGGGCGAAGATATCCGTCATGGGTATTTACCGCGATGAGAAAACCCTGAAGCCGGTACCCTACTTTGAGAAATCCGTCCCGAATATATCCGAATACACCGCGATTGTCCTCGACCCGATGCTGGCCACAGGGGGTACACTCGTCTACGCGGTCGGGCTCCTCAAGCAGAAGGGATGTAAAAAGATCAAAGGGATATTCCTCGTGGCCTCGCCGGAGGGAGTGGAGCGGATGAATCAGGCACATCCCGAGTTCGATATTTACGCGGCCGCGCTGGACGAACGGTTAAACGAGAACGGGTATATCCTTCCCGGGCTTGGCGACGCAGGGGATAAACTTTTCGGCACCCTGTAGAAATATTTGACGAAACCCTCATTATATACTACTATTCTTATAATATTAATTGTATTCCATGAAACCGTTTCAGGCTTTTTACCCTCTAATTGAACAGAGAGGCAGGAAAGTCTTATCACCATCGGATTTTTTCAGTCTCCTTGAGTGATATAAATGATGCAATCCGTTTCCGTTCGGAGGTGACATGAAAAGGTTATTTCTATTTTTTCTTTTTCTGTCCTATCCTTTATACGCAAAAGATTTCACCGTCCATGACCTGATCGAGTCCGCGTTATCCAATAATCTCGATTTGAAGCTGAATATGGCGATGTCTCATGCGATGAAGAAAGATATCGATGTACAGAGCGGATGGAGCGATACGATACTGATGTACTCGCTGAAAAACATCTCTCCCGGCGATTCGGTCAGTCTCCAGCATATGATATCCCTTCAGCAGATGATTCCCTTATGGGGCAAGACCGGGTTCAAGGCGCAGGCCGCCCAGATGGATTACGGGAAAAGCCTCGCGAATCAGGTGTCCGTACAACGGATGGTGAAAATGAAACTTTTATCCCTGGGCGCGGATTACGCCGCCGCGGTTCAGCAGCTTGCGGTATACCGCGACGAACTGAAACTTTTCGAACGTCTGGGCGGTATCGTTAAGACCGATTATTCTACCGGGAAGGGACTCCTCGCGACTGTGGTCGATGTCGAAATCCGTATCGCAACCATCAATAATAAAATCGTCGAGCTGACCAATATGCTGACGTTTATCCGCAGCCGTATCCTCGATATCGCCGATATTCCCCTATCCGACTTTAATTTCATCACGCCGGCACTCGACCTGAGCAATATCCCGCCAATATCCATGAGTCCCGCATCGCTCTTCGAGTACGCCCTGAGCAATAACCCCGCTTATCAATCGGCAGGGTATGATATAAAAAAGACGGAGGCGCTCGGGTCGCTCGCGGCGGCGGAAGTATTTCCCGATCTCGGGGTGGGCGTCAGCTATATGTATACCCCGTCTATGCCGGATCATATGTTTTCCCTGGACTTTATGATCAATCTCCCGCTCTTCTCCGCTCCAAAAAAGGGCGCGATGATCGGGATGGCAGGGGATAAAAAGAATGACGCACTGCTGATGCAGCAGTCGGTTGCCGACGAGATCGCCCGTTCGATCACGCAAACCCTGCTGAATATCGATACCCTTACCGCGCAGGCAAAAATATTGAACGAGCAAATCCTGAAACTCAGCGAGAACAATATCGCGAACATGCTGTCCGCCTATCAGGTGCAGAAGGCCGGGTTTAAAGAGCTTCTCGACTCCGTTCTGATGTACTACAATATGCGGCTGGAATATATTATGACGGTCAGGATGCTGGCTGATAAATACTTCATACTCGAACTGGTCTCAGGCAAAGAATTCGTTTCATTTAATTAGGAGGCGACAATGAAAACATCTGCAATAGCCCTCGCTTTTCTAGCCGTACTTTTTATTTCCTGCGGCGGTAACACTAATGCCGATAAACCGGTACTGTACTATCAGGACCCGGATAACCCGAACGTTCTTTCCGACTCGCCGAAGAAGAACGCTCACGGCGAGGATTTTATTCCGGTTTACGCCGATGCTGAGGATAAAAATTCCGTATCGTCTGACGACGTATGGTACTATACCTGCCCGATGCACCCCGATGTCAGAACGCATGAGCCGGGAAATTGCCCGATCTGTAAAATGGAACTGGTGCCGGTGCAGTATCCCGAGGTAAAAAACGCCGCGGTAGAGTATTATTACTGTCCGATGCATCCCGAAGTGCGCGAGAAAGCGCCCGGAAACTGCCCGATATGCGGGATGGTTCTCGCGCCGAAATATGTGCTCGATCAGGGAGTTTATTCATCGGTACAGATCACCCCTGAGCAGGAGAAAAATATCGGGGTACGGCTTTCCGAGGTGTCGGTGATGAATCTCCAGAAATCCGTCAAGACCGTCGGGAAAATCGCGTTCGACGAACAGAAGCTCTACATGATCAGTTCGCGGATAGACGGGCGTCTCGACAAGCTCTTCGTGAACTTTACCGGCGCGCCTGTTTCGAAGGGACAACCCCTCCTGCTGATCTATTCGCCCCCGCTCATCACCGCGCAGGAAGAACTCCTTCAGACCTACAGGGAGTACACCAACTCGCAGAACCCGGTCGAACAGAGTTTATCCGTGTTGTCCCTCTCGCTGCTCAATTCGTCCAAAAAGAAGCTGTCCCTGCTAGGCATGTCCGATAAGCAGATCGATACGATCCTGAAAACCGGGGAGACGCAGGTGCACACCGCGATCTATTCGCCGATTAACGGCACGGTGCTGAAAATGAACGCTTACACCGGAATGTACGTCAAAGAGGGAGATATTATCTATGAGATCGCCGACCTGAGCTCGGTATGGATGGAGGCGGAGATTTACGAACAGGACATCTCCGACGTGCATATCGGGATGGAGGTCTCCGCCACGGGAATCGCGTTCCCGGAGAAGGCGCTGAAAGGGAAGATCACATTTATATCGCCGTTACTTGACCCGATGACACGGACAGTGAAGATACGCGCCGAATTCCAGAATCCCGGCGGTATCCTCAAGCCCGGGATGTATGTCGACGCTGTAATCACCGGTAAGACCCAGCAGAAAGCCCTTGTCATCCCGGCGACCGCCCTTCTGGATACCGGGATGCGTAAGATTGTCTATGTATCGCTGGGTAACGGACTGTACGAGGGACGCACTGTCATCGTCAAGCCGAAAATCGGTGATTATTTCCCCGTGGTCTCCGGTCTGAAGGAGGGTGAGAAAGTTGTCACCTATGGGGCGTACCTGATCGATTCGCAGGCACAGCTATCCGGCAGCGCATCCATCCAGTATTCCGGAGCGATGTCGCACGAGAAATAAATATCGGAGGCGCGAATGTCTAAACTAATGATAAAGATATCCAATTTTTTCATAGAAAACCGGCTCATCGCATACCTCCTGTTTATCGCGATGATCATCGCGGGATTTGTATCGTTACAGTCTGTTCCGGTGGACGCTATTCCCGATATCGGCGAGAACCAGGTCATCGTGTTCGCCGACTGGCCGGGCCGCAGCCCTAAGGATATCGAGGATCAGGTCACTTTCCCGCTGACCACAGCCCTGCAGGGCGTGCCGGGAGTAAAGGAAATCCGCGCGCAGAGCGCGTTCGGATTCTCGATGATATACATCATTTTTAACGATAACGTCGATTTTTATTTCGCTCGCAGCCGGGTGCTGGAGAAGCTGAACTTTGCCCAGACCCTGCTCCCTCAGGGAGTTGTCCCGATTCTCGGGCCGGACGCGACCGGGCTCGGTCAGGTGTTCTGGTACACGGTCGAGAGCGATAAGCACAACCTGCAGGAGCTTCGCAGTATCCAGGACTGGTATATCAAATTCGCGCTCGCGTCGGTCGAGGGAGTTTCCGAGGTCGCGAGTATCGGGGGGTATGTCAAACAATACCAGATCGACGTCGACCCGAATAAAGTATATGCGTATAATATTAAAATGTCCGACCTGGTAAAAGCCGTCAAGGAAGCGAATATCGACGTCGGCGCGAAGCTGATCGAGGCCAACGGGATGGAGTTCATAGTTCGCGGCGTCGGGTTTATCAAGTCCGTTCAGGATATAGAAAACATCGTCATCGGCTCCTATAACGGAGTGCCGGTGAAAATGAAACAGATCGGAAACGTAGTCATCGGTGCGGACTTCCGCGACGGTGTGCTCGATAAGGAAGGGAAAGAAGCCGTAGGCGGCGTGGTCATCATGCGCTACGGGCAGAACCCTAAGATTGTGATCGAGAAGGTCAAGCAGAAGATCGCCGCCATATCCTCCGGTCTTCCCGACGGGGTGAAGATAGTCCCGTTCTACGACCGTACCGACCTGATACAGGAGACCCAGGGTACGCTTACCGAAGCCCTGATTATCGAGATACTCATCACTATCGCGGTAATCCTCGCGTTCCTCCTCCCCGTGCGGATGAGTCTCATCATATCGCTCACCCTTCCGGTATCCGTACTTTTCTCGTTCCTGATGATGAAACTGTTCCATGTCGACGCACATATCATGTCGCTCGCGGGTATTATTATCGCGATCGGTACGATAGTCGATATGGGAATTATTATGACCGAAAATATCCACCGGAATGTAACAGATTCAGATAAAAGCCCCGCCGAACGGGCTAATCCCTTACTGGTCGTTAAACGGGGCGCGGGTGAGGTCGCGGGAGCCGTATTAGGCGCGATCACGACTACTATCATCCCGTTCTTCGCCATCCTCGTACTGGAAGGCCAGAGCGCGAAACTCTTTCACCCGGTAGTGTATACTAAAACCTTCGTCCTGATAGGTTCTCTCCTGACAGCGCTTTTCCTGCTTCCGTCGCTCTATGTCGATTTCATCCTTCCCCGTAAAAACGGCTTATCCGGGTTTCTCGATAAGATCGGGGGAAAGAAGACCCTGTTCAAGCTGAAAATCGCCGGAGCGGTAATCGCCGGACTGGTTCTTATCGAACGCTTATTTACGCTGATCCGCGTGTGGAACGGGATTGACTGGGGCGGTATCGGAAAATGGATCACCGGGAATGTGTGGATGATTGTCTTCTCCGTAGTATTCGTAACCATTATTTTTCTCATATCGCATAAGATCAAAGAGATCGTTACTACTATCATCGAATGGGCGTTGAAGAATAAATGGGTGCTGGCGATTCCAGCGGCGATATTCCTGTTCTCGGTCTACCTGCTGGTCTTCCGTATCCAGAACGAGTTCCGCCCGCCCCTCGACGAAGGTTCATTCCTGTTCATGCCTGTGCTCCTGCCGTCGGCGTCCCTCAGCCAGACCCATGAAGTACTGACCAAGCAGAACGAGATCATCAAATCGTTCCCCGAGGTCGCATCGGTGGTCGGGAAGCTCGGGCGTATCGACAGCGCCACCGACCCCGCGCCTACCCAGATGATCGAAACCATTATTACCCTGAAACCTAAAGATCAGTGGCGGCCGGGCATGACGAAGGAGAAACTGATTAACGAGATGAATCACGCGCTCCAGATTCCCGGCGTGGGAAACATCTGGACCCAGCCGATCCAGAACCGTATCGATATGCTCTCGACCGGTATCCGTACCCCCGTGGGTATCAAGGTATTCGGCCCCGACCTCACGGAGA
This genomic window contains:
- a CDS encoding radical SAM protein encodes the protein MSKHKHYTIPVFIPFAGCEFQCVFCDQNKITSILKSPSTDEIGNIIESCLATIPRGDTSIEIGFFGGTFTALPSALQEKYLKSAQKYLTSGNVDGIRLSTRPDKIGRPVLDLLKKYHVSTIELGAQSMNDDVLRLAGRGHTAADTVNASGLILQRGFRLGLQLMPGLTGDRREYCIDAARQAVSIGASDARIYPAVVIDGTPLADDYRAGKYAPLTMEDAVEWTADMTEILEAGGVHIIKIGLHASEDLTAGTSVLAGPFHPQFREMVYTGLWRRRFAGIEGDKTRGITLHVPDGEINYAAGFGGTNRKWLEERFRTVRFAADQSLGGREFHADID
- a CDS encoding AAA family ATPase encodes the protein MARKCTNCGRTNRDNAKFCKYCGAAMEAEQSKKSMPVIEDLVGLEPIKNEIRKMVTVIGGMKREGRTIPMNFNTVLVGYSGTAKTLIGKILCHIFFEYGLIQKEAPVTYKSNDLIGMSKGVFKQRIDDARGGVLFIDDAELLVKPEAKAGDVLNTLLAEIDRKPDDLIVIITGLPFGLREFLQKDENASFVGRFKNIFTIADYSPEQLSKIVEKELVKNGFTVPADVMEKLDKRFRYLVKEEKKVDIDSYPKNGHMAVQEAGKIIDAYYLRHGADKKITPDDIQGKIEVREPIDEIMKELDGFIGMNEVKESIKDLYRQVKLRKARIEHGMDKDKPISFHSVLTGNPGTGKTSVCRVIGSIFEAIGVLDYGHIVEVDRSKMVGSYVGHTGPLVNRLCDQAMGGILFIDEAYELYQSKDDDFGHEAITTLIKRMEDDRGKYFVFAAGYKNEMVQFVNANPGLKSRVDMYFNFADYSPEELTGIAKLMIKKEGYTFDDAISAKILAYMKELCGSKGPNFGNARESRKLFEKYIRSRQSARVSDMMDKEGFDKAELTKITVDDIPDHPVIEKGDSQFEKTVDTVKQGLEQYKKDLQDIQKGLNDIEPGSAKEEK
- the upp gene encoding uracil phosphoribosyltransferase, encoding MPFHLIDHPLVRHKIGLLRKNDIDIPTFRELTTEISAMLMYEAVREMPTQTRDVDGWASKVTVQHIHNKKVTVVPILRAGLGMMNGALYLMPWAKISVMGIYRDEKTLKPVPYFEKSVPNISEYTAIVLDPMLATGGTLVYAVGLLKQKGCKKIKGIFLVASPEGVERMNQAHPEFDIYAAALDERLNENGYILPGLGDAGDKLFGTL
- a CDS encoding TolC family protein, which gives rise to MKRLFLFFLFLSYPLYAKDFTVHDLIESALSNNLDLKLNMAMSHAMKKDIDVQSGWSDTILMYSLKNISPGDSVSLQHMISLQQMIPLWGKTGFKAQAAQMDYGKSLANQVSVQRMVKMKLLSLGADYAAAVQQLAVYRDELKLFERLGGIVKTDYSTGKGLLATVVDVEIRIATINNKIVELTNMLTFIRSRILDIADIPLSDFNFITPALDLSNIPPISMSPASLFEYALSNNPAYQSAGYDIKKTEALGSLAAAEVFPDLGVGVSYMYTPSMPDHMFSLDFMINLPLFSAPKKGAMIGMAGDKKNDALLMQQSVADEIARSITQTLLNIDTLTAQAKILNEQILKLSENNIANMLSAYQVQKAGFKELLDSVLMYYNMRLEYIMTVRMLADKYFILELVSGKEFVSFN
- a CDS encoding efflux RND transporter periplasmic adaptor subunit, encoding MKTSAIALAFLAVLFISCGGNTNADKPVLYYQDPDNPNVLSDSPKKNAHGEDFIPVYADAEDKNSVSSDDVWYYTCPMHPDVRTHEPGNCPICKMELVPVQYPEVKNAAVEYYYCPMHPEVREKAPGNCPICGMVLAPKYVLDQGVYSSVQITPEQEKNIGVRLSEVSVMNLQKSVKTVGKIAFDEQKLYMISSRIDGRLDKLFVNFTGAPVSKGQPLLLIYSPPLITAQEELLQTYREYTNSQNPVEQSLSVLSLSLLNSSKKKLSLLGMSDKQIDTILKTGETQVHTAIYSPINGTVLKMNAYTGMYVKEGDIIYEIADLSSVWMEAEIYEQDISDVHIGMEVSATGIAFPEKALKGKITFISPLLDPMTRTVKIRAEFQNPGGILKPGMYVDAVITGKTQQKALVIPATALLDTGMRKIVYVSLGNGLYEGRTVIVKPKIGDYFPVVSGLKEGEKVVTYGAYLIDSQAQLSGSASIQYSGAMSHEK
- a CDS encoding efflux RND transporter permease subunit is translated as MSKLMIKISNFFIENRLIAYLLFIAMIIAGFVSLQSVPVDAIPDIGENQVIVFADWPGRSPKDIEDQVTFPLTTALQGVPGVKEIRAQSAFGFSMIYIIFNDNVDFYFARSRVLEKLNFAQTLLPQGVVPILGPDATGLGQVFWYTVESDKHNLQELRSIQDWYIKFALASVEGVSEVASIGGYVKQYQIDVDPNKVYAYNIKMSDLVKAVKEANIDVGAKLIEANGMEFIVRGVGFIKSVQDIENIVIGSYNGVPVKMKQIGNVVIGADFRDGVLDKEGKEAVGGVVIMRYGQNPKIVIEKVKQKIAAISSGLPDGVKIVPFYDRTDLIQETQGTLTEALIIEILITIAVILAFLLPVRMSLIISLTLPVSVLFSFLMMKLFHVDAHIMSLAGIIIAIGTIVDMGIIMTENIHRNVTDSDKSPAERANPLLVVKRGAGEVAGAVLGAITTTIIPFFAILVLEGQSAKLFHPVVYTKTFVLIGSLLTALFLLPSLYVDFILPRKNGLSGFLDKIGGKKTLFKLKIAGAVIAGLVLIERLFTLIRVWNGIDWGGIGKWITGNVWMIVFSVVFVTIIFLISHKIKEIVTTIIEWALKNKWVLAIPAAIFLFSVYLLVFRIQNEFRPPLDEGSFLFMPVLLPSASLSQTHEVLTKQNEIIKSFPEVASVVGKLGRIDSATDPAPTQMIETIITLKPKDQWRPGMTKEKLINEMNHALQIPGVGNIWTQPIQNRIDMLSTGIRTPVGIKVFGPDLTEIEKLTLEIEKIVRQTPGYSDSYAERIIGKPYIEYIINREEIAKFGLSVMDVQEVIETAIGGENLTMTVEGRERYPVRIRYMREYRDSLDALKNILLITPSGEKIPLSRIADIQVVMGPGMINSENGVLRGIIYLNLLPGTGPVDFVNAAKKLIDEKIQMPKGYYYEFAGDFENQITAFAKLGLVLPLCLLAIFMILYFTFNSVKQSLIVFLAIPITLSGGIILLWILGYNMSIAVAVGFVALFGISVDDGIVLTTYINQNIKDNPPKTLADVHALILTSIQKRARPLFMTTATTILALVPVLWATGRGSEIIRPMAVPSIGGMTIELITIIVVPLLNSFILERQLKKQIKHKPQEV